The Lysobacter luteus genome contains the following window.
GCGGGTGGGTTCGTTGTCGATGTAGACGCGATTGAAGGGCATGGGCGGACCTGCGGCCGTCGTTCCGGCACCGGGACTTCCGGGATACCGCGCACCCCGGCGACGCGGCGTGAAGCTGCGCCTGCCTCAGCCCAGCTCGAACCGGTCGCCGTCCAGCATCGCCGGGAACTTCTGCCGGTGCCGCGCCAGCTCCGAACCCAGCAACGTGCTGGTGGTGACCACTTCCATGTCGGCACACTCGGTGACGGGATGGCCCAGGAAATCGATCACCGCGCTGTCACCGTTGTAGCGGATCCCATTGCCGTCCTCGCCCACCCGGTTCAGGCCGGCGACATAGCACAGGTTCTCGATCGCTCGGGCGCGCAGCAGGGTCTTCCAGGCGTGGTCGCGCGCCGCCGGCCAGTTGGCGACGTACAGCGCCAGGTCGTAGTCCAGCGCCTCGGGCCGCTCGACGTCGTAGCGGTTGCGCGAGAAAACCGGGAACCGCAGGTCGTAGCAGACCAGCGGACAGATCCGCCAACCCTTCCATTCCACGACCAGCCGGTCACGGCCGGCCGCGTAGCGCTCGTGTTCGTGGGCGTAACGGAACAGGTGGCGCTTGTCATAGTGCGACACACCGCCATCGGGAGTGACGAACAGCAGGCGGTTGTACACGCCGTCGCCGTCGCGGATATGCACGCTGCCGGCGATGGCGGCGCCCAGCTTCGCCGCCTGCGTACGCATCCACGCGAGAGTCTGGCCTTCCATCGTCTCGGCGGTGTCCAGCGCCTCGTTGGAGAAGCCGCTGGTGAAGGTCTCCGGCAGCAGCACCAGGTCGGTGGTGTCATGCAGCGGCGC
Protein-coding sequences here:
- a CDS encoding amidohydrolase, which encodes MTNLRISLVQGATVWHDPAANREYYGGLLAPLHDTTDLVLLPETFTSGFSNEALDTAETMEGQTLAWMRTQAAKLGAAIAGSVHIRDGDGVYNRLLFVTPDGGVSHYDKRHLFRYAHEHERYAAGRDRLVVEWKGWRICPLVCYDLRFPVFSRNRYDVERPEALDYDLALYVANWPAARDHAWKTLLRARAIENLCYVAGLNRVGEDGNGIRYNGDSAVIDFLGHPVTECADMEVVTTSTLLGSELARHRQKFPAMLDGDRFELG